A region of the Chelonia mydas isolate rCheMyd1 chromosome 22, rCheMyd1.pri.v2, whole genome shotgun sequence genome:
aaaggaaatcagattCTGGAGTGCAGTTTTGCCGCTGGGCTGGATTCCAGGGCAAATTGTGTTGCTGTCGAATCCTGGAGTACGCAGGGGCCTAGGGACTGCAGTCTGAGCACTGAGTCATGGCTATGGACTAAAAGGCCTTTAAGTCAGGGACAGTCTGTCATTGTGCCTTGTACATTGTCTGTGCTCAGCAAACAATAATGATCATTTGTGACAGGTATGAGGCAACACACTAGAATCCAGCACTTGGCACAAGTCAGCACCTGTAACCGACAGGAATATTCACACATGGCATTTCAAGGGCTTGTGTTGTGGCTGGCAATTATGCGTAGAGTATTTTGGAACAAAGCCTTAGGGTCGAATTCTGCTTTCCGTCGCGCTGGCATCCTTAACCCTGATCTTAATAGGATCTCTTGTAGATTAAATCCTTTTGGCTGTCATTACCACGTTAATCTCTCTTTAGTCAACCACAAACAATTCATTGGCAAATGGAAGTTCCATTCATTGTGTTCCCTGGAAGGAAACCATTTAGGAAATCTAATTGGACTTTGGGAGTAATCTTGCCACATGGAATTTGGTATCTCAGCCCTTTGTTACTCTCTTTCCAAGAAGCCTTTTATATTGGACTCTGATGGCTAGCATTATTCTGCTTGAAGTTTAACCTTTAAACACACAGGGCAAGCTCTTCGGATGGTGTCAGTTGCCACAGTTCTATTGAGGTTAGTGgcactacactgatttataccatctTTAAGCTCTGGCCCAGACAACAAAACTCACCAACGTGTCAGGCCAGCATGAGATCATTGAGCCATGCAAGCAttgcataggtcttgtgctggcccACTGCACACAGGTGAAATTCAACCTCTccactcagggcagggactgactttgTGTGCTTGGTAGAGCACCAAGCCCATGGCAGTGGCACCAGATAATGttgaaagcaacaggcactgatTGGGTTACATAAGGAATAAACTTTGCAGAAGTTTCATGGAGTTTGAGGCAGAGATGACGAACATAACAGGGTCACTTGACTGGATTCGGagctcatttacactagtttcagagtaactgccgtgttagtctgtattcgcaaaaagaaaaggagtacttgtggcaccttagagactaaccaatttatctgagcatgagctttcgtgagctacagctcacttcatcggatgcatccgatgaagtgagctgtagctcacgaaagctcatgctcagataaattggttagtctctaaggtgccacaagtactccttttctatttacactagtgtaaatccaggtTAACATTATGGAAACCAACAGAGTTACGCCTGATTTATACTGGTGCAAAGTAGATCAGAATCTGCCTGACTGACAGGTAGTTTAGAGTctaaacgtgtgtgtgtgtgtgtgtgtgtgtgtgtgtgtgtgtgtgtgtgtgtgtgtgtgtgtgtgagagagagagagagagagagaaaattgtttttgcaaccttaataatatcaTGATACCTTTAAAAGTTAATGTTaagaggtattttaaaaaaaatatatttaaagtttttCCTGCAATTTTGGCATCCACAACATTGCAGCACTTAGATAGCACATGAGAATCAGAAAGTGTAACGGACAAGAGACAAAATGTGAGTCTGACCGGGTCTGGGTTCACTATCCAAGCTGTTTCAagagtaaaaattaaaacaaatggggAAGAGTAACCTAGATGATTAAATCTGAAATAATTGTCAACATCTGACATGCTGCTGGTCGTCTGTGTAAGGAGATATGCTTTTAGTAATGTGTGGGGGTATTCTTTGCTCGGCTACACCCTGTTTGAATGTATTAATGTCAGTGAGGTCGCAGAGGTGTAACTGAGTGAAGAATCAGTTCAGAGGCTGGATCCTGAGCTACTGTAGatcagtggagctccactgaagtctagtGTTTGGCCCCTTGGGAAAGAGCCTTGGAAACAGTGACTATGTTTTATGATTAAACCCCTTTTCTcactgggcttgatcctgcaaagctcCCATTAGCCGGAACGATGGAATATCAGGACCTCTGAGAGCATCCGTCCAGAGTTTGCAGGTTGTTTGGGGGTTTGATCCTGCCAGGGGCTGCGTGAGTATCAGGACCATTATGAGGTGAAAGCTGCTGCTCCAAAAACATCCCCAGGAGAGACAACCCTCTCTCACTTGGTGCACCTTTACGCTACGATCATCTCCTTCCAACACCCCCTGGAATACCAGGCTTCAAACTTCCCAGGACTTACTTGGATCTGTTGAGTGAGCCAGATATTTTCCTGCATGTTGACCCATTGCCACCGCACACCCCACACTTGTCGAGCTTCTTGGAGGAGCCAACCACGTGGTCACAGCCAGCCTTGATACACTGCCCGTGGACGCAGATGGAGAGGGTCTCTGGCCCACACAATGTCCCATCGATCACCTGGGCCATAAGAAGCAGACAATAATGAGACAGTTCCATGACCCCAGCTGGGGCCTTTCATTCAGTTATATTCCAGGCAAGGACAATAATAATTAAAGGCAAGTGTCTTACTTTGGCCTCAAATACTTTGAATTCGCTCCTCCCTCTCGCTCGGCAAAAGAGCTTGCAACGGTCCCGGGGGGACACCCCTGAATACTTGGGGAGCCACTCCAGCAGATTCCCGTCCAGATCTGTGAAGTTGTAGCTGTTGTACTTTTCGCACTGCTGCTCTCTAAAGCTCTTCCCTGAAAGGAAGGGGAAATGTGACCCGACAGCAACCTAAGGGCAATGAATCACTTGTCTGAAGTCTTACAAATGGCATCCATCCAGTCAGTGAGCTATGCTTGCTGCTTATCTGTGCATACACACTGCAAGTCTCACCACTAGACCCTGTGGGAGCTGGGAGCTGGGTGGATACCCCTGCCAGAAGACTGTGGCCAGTTAACCTGCCAATGGCTCTTGGGGAAGTGGTGACTGGGGAAGGGGTGGTTTTGATGAATAAGCCTGATGGTAAGTGTGGGATGGGAGGCCGTGAGCTGCCTCCAGAAGCTGGGTGAGGGATACTCTGATTGTCTCAGTGACAGACAGAGCCCTCCCTGTCTCCCTAACATTACGCTACGTAGTGCCTGGCAGTCAGATCTCAGCAGACAGGCTGCTGCCATCCATGATGCCTCGTAAATTATATCGATAGCTGTACAATGGCTCCTTTCACTCCCGCACTGGGAAACCCGGCCGTTCTCTCTGGAGCGTCTACAGACGGAGCCAGGGATATTGTGTGGAGGGTAGTGTGACTTGCAAACAGCGGATTACCATCCAGCGGGCATTCCTCTGTGCGGCATGACTGATATTTGGCTCTCTGACCCTCGCAGTATTTTCCACCGTTCTGAGGCGCAGGATCATTGCAGTCCCGGTACGAGAAGTGCACTCCTCCTCCGCACGTCCTGGAACAGGCTCCCCACGGGCTCCAGGGGCCCCAGTTCCCATCCACCACGGGCTGCAAGACATTGCAAAGGATTCCGTTACAGAAGGCCCTTGTTACGGCAATGAAATAAATCAGTAATAACCTTttgctcttatctagcacttttcagcagtagatctcaaagtgctttacaaagcagaTCAGTATCATCTCCATTATACacatggggaaaccaaggcacggggagggaagtgacttgctcaagcaTTAGGCcagtggccaagccaggaatagaagccaggtctcctgagtcccagtccaatgcacTACTCACTAGAGAGGCCATTTGTGGGACGTTCGAAAGGGTTCTGGGTGCCAAAGATGAACAATCTCAGCCTATACAGGCAAGCCTAAGTGCCTAAGGGACGTGGCTGCTTATGGTGGCAGGCTGTTAATGAGCCTAGAGGTTATGTTACAGTGTGTTTGTCTGTCAGGCGGTGTGTTGCTGTAGCCCGGGGTCGGTGGCAGCCTTCATTTCTAAATAGATAAATATGACAAAAAGGTGTTCTACAAAACCCGATGGAGGtcgaaatattttttaaaaaaatgcagccaAGCCACATGCTCTGGCTGAGGTTTAAACATCCCCTGTGACATTTGCAACCCAAACCTTGCAGCATCACGGGAGACCGAGACAGGGAACAAGCCTGTGGTGCCCAAGCGAAACGGAGCAGTCCACGTCCCTCGTGCCAGCTGAGTGAAGTGCAGAAAGCAAACAGCGAGCAGcaaggggggcggggtggggggggaacacaAATATGATTGTTTGCACATTAAAAGATCATTATGATTGCAGCAGGAGCCCACAAAGGACAGGAAACTCACAGTTAAAGGAGTAAAGAGCCGATACTTTGGCACACCAGGAGAGGTGTTCTCTCCTCAGTTCTTAGCCTCTGTGCTCAGTAGCAAGGTCATGAAGGCCAGAGGAATCACACCAGAGGAAAGCGGTTGTGAATTATGACTCAGCCTTGTGATTTTTATCCTGACATTGATCCTGTCATGTAAATATGGAGGGCAAATAAAGGACTACAGCACCAGTGAAATGACCCCATATGTTGCTGCCTAACAGTGCTGACGGGGGCCCTGATCTATCAAAGCACTTATGCAcctgcttatctttaagcaccaTCAACTTTAATGAACCTATTCAAGTGCTTACAGTTAAGCGCgtgtttaaatactttgctgcaCTGGGGCCTGATTCAGACGTAGCTGATCTCCATGTACGTTCCCAGCGGGGAAAGAAAATGACTCAATGGCACAAGGACAATCTGCTCGGTCGAGTTCAGACCAGCGCAAACCATAATGCaattcactgcagagttaatctATGAGCTGGCCTTACCCAGCACAGGCTGAAATAAAAAATCTCTCAGTGTAACATGCCATCAGAGGAGATATTCACAAGAAAACCAGGCAAATCAAAAGATATGGGCCCTTCCTGAATACAGGTTAGATCGGACTAGGATAAGGGAaccgcctcccctccccaccaatttTGTAACATGAGGTGCTTCATTTATAAATTGCCAGATGTCTAGGAGCCCAATTCTAATTGGCATAAACCTGATCCACAGGGATCCACATTAACAGACTggattacaggatcagggccatcgACACTATCAGCAGTTAACACTCACACCCAGAATATTTGCTCATCTTGTCTCTTCCTTGAGAGCCGGGCAGAAATTGTTTTGTGTTTGAGTTCACCCTCCTTGGATGTAGGCAATGAGGAAGTAGGGTCTAGCAGTCTGAGCacaaggctgggagtcaggacttcaaGGTTTGAATCCCATCTCTGCTAGTGacgtgctgtgtggccttgggcaagtcacgtcggCTCATTGCCTTAGGTTCCCCACCTGGGGTTAACAAGACTTCCCTGGCTCTTGGGAGGAATCATGTATGCAAGTGCTAAGTATTAACTCTACTTAGATAGCAAACTGTTTGGGGCAGAtgctctctttttgttctgtgtttgtacagcacctagcgtcGTGGGCTCATGGgccatgacttgggctcctagtgctaccacaatacacatAAGAATGATAATATGGCCTTCAAGGCTGGGCAATGCCTAAAGCTCAGCTGCTTTTTAAAGATGATGGTGGAGAGGAAGATCATGGGCAGATGCCAGAGGGCCCGGCTGTTCAGCCTCATTCTTGGTGAATAGTTCTTTCACCCAGGTAGAGATAGATCATCTCTTTCCCATCAGCCATTCTGTTACCTGGGGCTTCCTCGCATCTTGTGCCACGCAGCTGCCATCCCAGCACAGCCTGCCCACTCCACAGGGCGTACCGTCTGCCCACGGCAAGCTGCCATTTTTGGTGTGACATAGGGGCTCCCTGGTGTCCATTCTACACCACAGCTGTGCACAGATGTCCTCGTCCGTGGTGTTTGGGCAGTGccggaactccttgccaaagatCTGCTGGCACTGACGGTCCAGGTCGTACATGGAGAGCTGGCCTGGAAGGTGTGTGGGGAGGACGATGGGTTCGGCTGGAGCATCAAGCAGACAgtcacctggtcagcaaacaggGAAAAGCAGAGTGAGGCTGGAAATGAAGGAGTTTACCATTCAGCTAAGGCATAGCCCTGGGCTCCTAGGGGCCAGCTCCATTCTCTTTTGCTGTCCAGCAGGGATGACTTTATTATCCCTACGCTGTCCCTGATCAGTGGGCGTCACGTCTAAGCCGGCAGTATCCCCCAGTGAAGCAATTCCTCAGCTGCCATTGGCTGCATGAAGCTGCCCCAACACCACTGCTTCCCGAGCATAACTGGGACGCCCCAGTGCACGGTGTCTGTGACGGAGAGTTTGTAAGCCAAGCAGGTGGGTAAAAGACTGATATGGGACCTTGGGGGCTTCTGACCTATTCAGGCTTTGCCTGGCTAAGATGTCAGCCAGGGCCCACTGCCTGCCTTTCACAGCTTGCATGTTCCAACCTGCCGCGGTGCTTGGACTGGCCTAGGAGCCGTTAGAGATGAAGTCTGTGCACCCAGCTGAACAGGAGCCAGGGATATCAATAGGGCCATATTGTCAATGGCCTACAGGCACCAAAGGATGCAGGTGGGCTCgaatgggattttcaagagtgccaCAGCAGCTTAGGGGCCTAAAtacgtttgaaaatctggccctggaggACCTGTGCTGGCCTGGGTCCCCGTGGTCTGGAACAACCCCAGCCATCCAGTGGGTACTGAATTGATTCCTACCATGTCCCCCGTCAAGAAACTCTGTGAGGTACATGGCGCTGCAGGGGGACCAGGGCAGGGTCTTGTTCAAGTGGACAAAGAGAGGCGCCATCATGTGGTGTTTTCCCAGGGGCCCAAAGAGCCTCTCACAGGTCTTGGAGTCGTCATGGGGCATGCTGAGCACGTGTCCTGGAAGAGGAGAGCACCTGAATGTTAGCAAGCcatcttcctccctcctcccatcctCACCAGCCTACATCCTCTCTGAGTACACCCCGACTGGCCTCTGACACTTCCCGCCCTTCCCAGGCTGACAGCCTTGTCGTGGGTTTGAACGGGGAATCCCCATCTGCTTCCAGGAGAGTCCCAAACACAGAGGGCCCAAGGGGAGCACCTCTCCTCGGACAGGCGTTAGCCAGGTGCAGGCAAAAGCAGGTGCCACCATAAAAAGGGAATGTTCAATACAATGCTTGCTTGCGAGGTGGAGATTCCACTACCCGCAACTCCGTCCATTAACTTAGCGGTGCCCCTGTATTTTTTGTGCCTGCTCCCGCAGGAGCGATCGATCCAAACATCATATCCCAAGTGGCAAAATGTGACCAACCAGGCTCAGTAACAAAGCTCAGCAATATCTTTTCCCCCCACTGTATCTGAATTACACAGAGGGAGCTGATCTCATGTGTTGGACACAGAGCAGTCTGAGTAGGAGCAAAGGACCAcagtgaataaaaagaaaagggtttGGAGtgcttgggccagatcctcagctagggtAAAGTGGCATAGCTTgactgcagggaaaaaaaaaaaaagatgtttggtACCATCATCTTGTTCGCTCTGTTTGGGTGTAttacctctgcccccaccctgggtCTGCCTGGTTTATTGAGCtgataaactctttgggacagggactgtctacACTCTGAGCAGTACCTGTCACAgttgggccctgatcttgattggCCCTTAGACACTAATATAAGAAACatcatttataataaaataataataaataataataattgaagtcaatggagctacgccAGTTTACAATGGtgtacaccagttgaggatccgGCACTCCAGTTtaaactgccccctcccagcccccctggctTGAGAGAGACTTCAGAGCCGAGAAGCTGGAGCTATAAAGACCCTGCCATGGATTCTGCTGCAGTGGCCCGGCTGGCTGTTCCTCGAGCGCGTGCCATACAAAAGGAGTTACCTAGTTCATGAGCCAGGGTGTAGGCAGCCTGGAGACCCTCATCTTCAATCACAGAGCAGCTTTTGTTCGGGTCACACATGGTGCCAATGTCTGCCACTCCCAGGGTGTCGCAGCTCTGGTGTCCACAGAAGTCCTGTGTTTGAAAACGGAACCAGGGGAAATATAGTTAGAGAAAGCATGGGTCCCCATCTGATTCTACGGACTCATGGCCTGTACAGATTTGTAGGAATATGGCTAACCAGGGATCTATCGATTGTTCCATTAGCATGCCACTCCCTGGGACTGCAGGAGCCCTGGGGTCTATTCCCACTTCTAGCTTTTCCTTATATGTTAACCTGTGTCTTGCTACATAGATTGCTGAAAGAACTGTCTACGTCTGTATATTTGTGCCAGGAGATGGTACTGCATGTTAGACTCAAATCTACCAAGCTCTCTCCTGCTTGAGGCATAGACAAAATGAACTCCTAGATCGTTGCTGTCTATAAATCCCATGGTTCTGTGATATGAAAATAAGTAAGACAAGATGTGGCCTATTAACTGACTACTAAGTGAGGTTCCTCGAGCAGCTGGTTTTCTAAAATTCACTGTTATGGGATCTGTAGGTCAGTGAGTTTCCAAGGAGTTTtcatctcttccttttctctAAAGTTCTGATGTCTTGCTGGGCACTTGATGATGGaccagaaagaaaatatttaatggaGAGGAAGGACGGCTTTATGGGTAAGCACTGgagtgggaatcaggagatctagcttaaactcccagctctgcctcagggTCCCTGTGTTACCTTGGACAAAGTCACGTCATCTCTCCGGATCTCAGTTCCCCACCACCGACGTGGGAATAACAGTCTACACTCTAAATAGAATGTAAGAGCCTTGGAGAAGAGACCATCTCTTAGTAggtgtatgtacagcgcctagcactgtTAGAATATTGGACTGGAGGGGTATAATTCTGCCCCTCCTTATCTCCCTCTATGCTCCAGGCCATGCCCAAGGTAAATCCCATATGGATTCTGGTCTCTCAGCGGCTGAGACTACAGACCTGTCTAGTCAGCAGGACGGCAGTGTCGTAGTGCTCTGGGTGACGGTCACTCGCGGGGTTGAAGCTCTGTTGCCAGTTGCAAAAGTTGCGCAGCGTGAGCCCTCCATTATCGGACACTTCCGGCCCGGCCTTCTCATCCTCCACAACCAGCACCTTCACCACCACCAAGCTGACGGAGTTCTTCAGGGTAGGGTGCTGGTAGATCCGAGCGGCCACTGACATCAGGGTCAGAATGTGGTTCTGAAAGGAGAAAGGCAGGCGGGCAACCAGAGGGTTAAACCCTTGGGTCCAAAGTATACAGCGTGAAGCCTGCCACTTGCTGTTCCTTCGCAGGGGCCGCTAGTTAGGGTTCTATTAAGTCCCGGGCACTAGGGACGAAGCAATACAACCTTCCTGACTACTTCTACGGCGTCTAAAGTGGGCACCTAACAAACATCCTCAATATGCTCCATGGGCCGCATTTTCCATTGCCCTGCGCCTTGGGCAGTCGTTTACACCAGCCCAGAGGGGGTGTAAAATTCTTAC
Encoded here:
- the ADAMTS8 gene encoding A disintegrin and metalloproteinase with thrombospondin motifs 8, with amino-acid sequence MPLSRREPPVPGRRAPACPLLLLLLVLGAARALPSPPGDSQEVVPVRIPDPRGGERVSFSLSAFRRDFVLQLAPDARFLAPGLTIQRLGRRGPRADGGEAGLRRCFYSGTVNSQPGSLAAVSLCRGIRGSFLVDGDEYLVQPAAPGGAEPLRQPHRLQRMGRGGPAPPAPGSQLPPGASRRAKRFVSAARFVETLLVADASMVQFYGEELKNHILTLMSVAARIYQHPTLKNSVSLVVVKVLVVEDEKAGPEVSDNGGLTLRNFCNWQQSFNPASDRHPEHYDTAVLLTRQDFCGHQSCDTLGVADIGTMCDPNKSCSVIEDEGLQAAYTLAHELGHVLSMPHDDSKTCERLFGPLGKHHMMAPLFVHLNKTLPWSPCSAMYLTEFLDGGHGDCLLDAPAEPIVLPTHLPGQLSMYDLDRQCQQIFGKEFRHCPNTTDEDICAQLWCRMDTREPLCHTKNGSLPWADGTPCGVGRLCWDGSCVAQDARKPQPVVDGNWGPWSPWGACSRTCGGGVHFSYRDCNDPAPQNGGKYCEGQRAKYQSCRTEECPLDGKSFREQQCEKYNSYNFTDLDGNLLEWLPKYSGVSPRDRCKLFCRARGRSEFKVFEAKVIDGTLCGPETLSICVHGQCIKAGCDHVVGSSKKLDKCGVCGGNGSTCRKISGSLNRSKYGYNDIVTIPAGATNIDIKQRSHRGVRHDGNYLALRTLDGKYLLNGDFAISAMEQDLLVKGTILKYSGSLTTLERLQSFQQLPESLTVQLLTVSSEVFPPKVKYTFFIPKDVPFSKQKVKEKKSANIIQPMLTSQWVMGDWSECSKTCGSGWQRRTVECRDVEGQASATCDKALKPEDIKPCGDLPCPIWRVGPWSPCSRTCGEGVRTRSAACIDYEGKIVAPEKCSSPPPQTATAACVLQEC